Proteins encoded within one genomic window of uncultured Desulfobacter sp.:
- a CDS encoding HD domain-containing phosphohydrolase — translation MSMAPEYFDDGSSFFAVDPLSINPATLADFSLFERYPAQNGVFRFRCLLTDTDAVAVDRLKEMLGSWDTIYIHNTEAQDYKSYIKENLGFILNNDAISTSKKTSILVNLSTDAIKETFAAPFVPQAKISETVEHLEKFVSKALDFLSGIESLKGIATMIGHDYDTHTHSVKVGWLCAVFIKANSDLFGNPGREQLKQLLLQATVAGCLHDLGKVKIPENVINKPGRLDNLEYVLMQSHPAFAMALLFEKKLPNDTLQAILYHHENEDGSGYPCGLAGDEIPLPAKICHIADVFDALTSARPYKKGKTPAEALKIMAGKNPYLDTLKIFEAEVTKNARPPVTAIVRDEQDPKLRRLKEQQMIEEEAAKRVDARVKLRDQGMSHCFDSDLLKRFIVTLSKSDSFDLSGLL, via the coding sequence ATGAGTATGGCACCGGAATATTTTGACGACGGCAGTTCCTTTTTTGCCGTTGATCCTTTGTCCATAAATCCGGCGACCTTGGCCGACTTCTCTTTGTTTGAACGGTATCCTGCTCAGAACGGTGTTTTTCGGTTTCGTTGTCTGCTTACGGATACCGATGCCGTTGCGGTTGACCGTTTAAAGGAAATGCTGGGGAGCTGGGATACGATTTACATCCATAACACCGAAGCCCAGGATTATAAATCCTACATAAAAGAGAATCTTGGGTTTATCCTCAATAATGACGCTATTTCTACTTCGAAAAAAACAAGTATACTAGTTAATTTGTCCACGGATGCAATCAAAGAGACGTTTGCCGCTCCTTTTGTGCCCCAGGCTAAAATCAGTGAAACCGTGGAGCATCTTGAAAAATTTGTTTCCAAGGCACTTGATTTTCTGTCTGGTATAGAATCCTTAAAAGGCATCGCCACCATGATCGGGCATGACTATGACACCCACACCCATTCGGTTAAGGTGGGGTGGTTATGTGCTGTTTTCATCAAGGCCAATTCAGATCTTTTCGGCAATCCCGGTCGGGAACAGTTAAAACAGCTTCTTCTTCAGGCGACCGTTGCCGGGTGTCTTCATGATTTGGGCAAGGTGAAAATTCCTGAAAATGTAATCAACAAACCTGGACGACTGGACAACCTTGAGTATGTCCTGATGCAGTCACATCCAGCTTTTGCAATGGCGCTGTTGTTCGAAAAAAAATTGCCCAATGATACGCTCCAGGCTATTTTGTATCATCATGAAAATGAAGATGGCAGCGGCTATCCCTGTGGCTTGGCTGGTGATGAAATTCCCCTGCCGGCCAAAATCTGTCATATTGCCGATGTGTTTGACGCGCTGACTTCGGCAAGACCCTATAAGAAAGGGAAAACCCCTGCTGAGGCTTTGAAAATCATGGCAGGTAAAAATCCGTATCTGGATACATTAAAGATTTTTGAAGCCGAAGTGACTAAAAATGCCCGACCGCCGGTGACGGCCATTGTGCGGGATGAGCAAGACCCTAAGTTGCGGCGCTTAAAAGAACAGCAGATGATTGAAGAAGAGGCGGCTAAGCGGGTGGACGCCAGGGTCAAATTGCGGGACCAGGGCATGTCCCATTGTTTTGACAGTGATTTGCTTAAGCGATTCATTGTTACATTGAGCAAATCTGACAGCTTTGACCTTTCCGGCCTTCTGTGA
- a CDS encoding 3-deoxy-7-phosphoheptulonate synthase, translated as MKLINDVNVESFFTLTSPEVIRTELPVPDQTADNVLAGRREVQDILTGKDKRLMVIAGPCSIHDMDAAMEYAHRMKSLREDVKDKISLIMRVYFEKPRTTVGWKGLINDPFLDSSHNMEEGLRRARSLLIDINALGLPAATEILDPITPQYIAGLLSWVAIGARTTESQTHREMASGLSMPVGFKNGTDGSLTAAVNATQAAKAPQHFLGIDPAGKTAVVTTRGNRFCHIVLRGGASPNYDPVSVGKAQARLREKDLLDAVIIDCSHDNSGQKYTGQAFVFKSAVDQRLDGNDRIVGLMLESNLNEGNQKCKCDGDADNLKYGVSITDECISWETTEELIHNAFDKLP; from the coding sequence ATGAAACTGATCAACGATGTAAATGTAGAGTCATTTTTCACTTTAACCTCTCCGGAAGTCATACGAACAGAGCTGCCTGTACCCGACCAAACGGCGGATAATGTACTTGCCGGTCGCCGGGAAGTTCAGGACATTCTGACAGGCAAAGACAAGCGATTGATGGTTATTGCAGGCCCCTGCTCCATCCATGACATGGATGCAGCCATGGAGTATGCCCATCGGATGAAGTCCCTGCGCGAAGACGTAAAAGATAAAATCAGCTTGATTATGCGGGTCTATTTTGAAAAACCCAGAACCACAGTGGGCTGGAAGGGACTGATCAATGATCCATTTCTGGATTCCTCTCATAACATGGAAGAAGGACTCAGAAGGGCCAGATCCCTGTTGATAGACATCAACGCCTTAGGCCTGCCTGCCGCCACGGAAATTTTAGATCCCATAACCCCCCAGTACATTGCCGGCCTTTTAAGCTGGGTAGCCATTGGCGCACGCACCACAGAGTCCCAGACGCACAGGGAGATGGCTTCGGGCCTGTCCATGCCGGTGGGCTTTAAAAACGGTACCGACGGCAGCCTGACGGCAGCGGTCAACGCCACCCAAGCGGCAAAGGCCCCCCAGCATTTTCTGGGCATTGATCCGGCCGGCAAAACAGCTGTTGTCACTACCCGGGGCAACCGGTTTTGCCACATTGTCCTGCGCGGCGGTGCCTCTCCCAACTACGACCCCGTATCCGTGGGCAAAGCCCAGGCCCGGCTCAGAGAAAAAGACCTTTTGGATGCAGTGATCATTGACTGCTCCCATGACAACTCCGGCCAGAAATACACAGGCCAGGCTTTTGTATTTAAAAGCGCTGTGGACCAAAGACTTGACGGCAATGACAGGATTGTCGGCCTGATGCTGGAAAGCAATCTTAATGAAGGCAATCAAAAATGCAAGTGTGACGGGGATGCAGACAATCTTAAGTATGGGGTTTCCATTACGGATGAATGCATATCATGGGAAACCACGGAAGAACTTATCCATAACGCGTTTGACAAGTTGCCTTAA
- a CDS encoding ATP-binding protein produces the protein MIISIASGKGGTGKTTVATNLCASLDADLMLLDCDVEEPNAHLFLNPDITDTQKVNAPVPQVDKSRCNYCKKCMEICRYGAIAVAGKTVITFPELCHSCGGCAVVCPEKAITEIDRFIGTVEIGSLSLPQTPSFGRGLLDIGQVMAPPVIRQVRQLEGEKKLTIIDAPPGTSCPVIASMKGTDFVILVTEPTPFGLHDLTLAVEAVKLLGIPCGLVINRAGLGNDDVKDYAQNESIPVLLEIPFDKRIASAYSKGELLVHALPEYKEVFKGLYTSIEAIVNRKGAA, from the coding sequence ATGATTATCAGCATAGCAAGCGGTAAAGGCGGCACAGGCAAAACCACCGTAGCCACCAATCTTTGCGCAAGCCTTGATGCAGACCTTATGCTTTTAGACTGCGACGTGGAAGAACCCAATGCCCATCTTTTCTTAAATCCAGACATTACCGACACCCAAAAGGTCAATGCACCTGTGCCCCAAGTGGACAAAAGCCGATGCAATTATTGTAAAAAATGCATGGAGATCTGCCGGTACGGCGCCATTGCCGTAGCCGGAAAAACCGTGATCACCTTTCCGGAACTTTGTCACTCCTGTGGCGGATGTGCAGTCGTTTGTCCGGAAAAAGCCATCACTGAAATAGACCGATTTATCGGCACGGTTGAAATAGGCAGCCTGAGTCTGCCCCAGACCCCATCATTCGGCCGGGGTCTCCTGGATATCGGGCAGGTTATGGCGCCACCGGTCATCAGACAGGTGCGGCAGCTTGAAGGAGAAAAAAAGCTGACCATTATCGATGCCCCGCCGGGCACCTCCTGTCCTGTAATTGCATCCATGAAGGGAACGGATTTTGTGATTCTGGTTACCGAACCCACTCCTTTTGGCCTGCATGATCTGACCCTGGCCGTGGAAGCGGTCAAACTGTTAGGCATCCCCTGCGGTCTTGTAATCAACCGGGCAGGTCTTGGCAATGACGATGTGAAAGACTATGCTCAAAATGAAAGCATACCGGTATTACTTGAAATTCCATTTGATAAGCGCATTGCTTCGGCCTATTCAAAAGGCGAATTGCTTGTCCATGCATTGCCGGAATACAAAGAGGTATTTAAAGGTCTTTACACATCCATTGAGGCAATCGTGAACCGGAAGGGGGCTGCCTGA
- a CDS encoding ATP-binding protein, giving the protein MKELVILSGKGGTGKTSLTSAFASLAENMMLCDADVDAADLHLIMDPDIQETHDFAGGYEAEIIPEKCTGCGQCMELCRFDAVKPVEDQGIFHIDGLDCEGCGVCADLCPESAIKFEEKICGQWFASKTRFGEMIHARLGIAEENSGRLVALVRDEARKRVLANRVDLLLTDGPPGIGCPVIASIGQANAVLIVTEPTVSGIHDLERVAQLAAHFKLPAMICINKYDLNPDQAKAIESIAQKRSMEFVGKIPFDPAFTKAMIQGKSIMETHGDSPAAAQIKEIWSRVMAHPAMKMDRLC; this is encoded by the coding sequence ATGAAAGAACTTGTTATTTTAAGCGGCAAAGGCGGAACAGGCAAAACCAGCTTAACATCGGCATTTGCAAGCCTTGCCGAAAATATGATGTTGTGTGATGCGGATGTGGATGCAGCAGATCTGCACCTGATTATGGATCCGGATATTCAAGAAACCCATGATTTTGCAGGCGGCTATGAGGCAGAAATTATCCCCGAAAAGTGCACCGGCTGCGGCCAGTGTATGGAACTTTGCAGGTTTGACGCAGTTAAACCGGTGGAGGACCAGGGGATATTTCACATCGATGGCCTTGACTGTGAAGGTTGCGGGGTCTGTGCAGATCTATGCCCTGAATCGGCCATTAAATTTGAGGAAAAAATCTGCGGTCAATGGTTTGCATCAAAGACCCGGTTCGGGGAGATGATCCATGCCCGCTTGGGCATTGCCGAAGAAAACTCAGGCAGATTGGTGGCCCTGGTCAGGGATGAGGCAAGAAAACGCGTACTTGCGAACCGCGTGGACCTTCTGCTCACGGACGGCCCTCCGGGCATTGGGTGTCCGGTGATTGCGTCCATCGGCCAGGCCAACGCAGTCCTCATCGTGACAGAACCCACGGTTTCAGGCATTCATGACTTGGAACGTGTGGCCCAGCTGGCAGCCCATTTTAAATTACCGGCCATGATCTGCATCAATAAATACGATTTAAATCCGGATCAGGCCAAGGCCATTGAGTCCATAGCACAAAAAAGAAGCATGGAATTTGTGGGGAAGATTCCCTTTGATCCGGCATTTACAAAAGCCATGATCCAGGGCAAATCCATCATGGAAACTCATGGTGACAGTCCTGCCGCCGCACAAATCAAAGAGATCTGGAGCCGGGTTATGGCGCATCCAGCGATGAAGATGGACAGACTTTGTTAA
- a CDS encoding NifB/NifX family molybdenum-iron cluster-binding protein: MENGRIAIPSNGEGGLSGTRAGHFGHCDVFTFVDVKDGKIETVSTIANQEHAQGGCMVPVNLLADHRVNALIVGGIGMRPLMGFRQVGIDVYHDDQRPDIEPVVMDLIAGKLEQIRNDQVCGGGGGGAQ, translated from the coding sequence ATGGAAAACGGTAGAATTGCAATCCCCTCCAATGGTGAAGGAGGACTTTCCGGTACCCGTGCAGGTCATTTCGGACATTGTGACGTATTCACCTTTGTGGATGTCAAAGACGGAAAAATTGAAACGGTATCCACCATTGCCAACCAGGAACATGCCCAGGGCGGCTGCATGGTACCTGTCAACCTTCTGGCTGATCATCGGGTGAACGCCCTGATCGTGGGCGGCATCGGCATGCGACCCCTCATGGGTTTCCGTCAGGTGGGCATTGATGTGTATCATGATGACCAGCGCCCGGATATTGAGCCTGTGGTCATGGACCTGATTGCCGGCAAGCTTGAGCAGATCAGGAATGATCAGGTATGCGGCGGTGGTGGCGGCGGCGCACAATAA
- a CDS encoding NifB/NifX family molybdenum-iron cluster-binding protein, producing the protein MKIAITSAGKDLDAQVDPRFGRAAYIIVVDTETLDFEVIDNSENKNAFKGAGITAASSICDKGAQVLITGFCGPNAFKTLDSAGVKVANDAAGTIRSTIEDYNAGKFTFADGANAEGHW; encoded by the coding sequence ATGAAAATAGCGATCACATCAGCAGGCAAAGATCTTGATGCCCAGGTGGACCCCAGATTCGGCAGGGCGGCCTACATCATTGTGGTGGACACAGAAACCCTGGATTTTGAGGTTATTGACAACTCTGAAAATAAAAATGCATTTAAAGGTGCAGGCATCACAGCGGCCTCGTCCATCTGTGACAAAGGTGCTCAGGTGTTGATCACAGGGTTCTGCGGTCCCAATGCATTCAAGACTCTTGACAGCGCAGGCGTCAAAGTAGCAAATGATGCCGCAGGTACTATCAGAAGTACGATTGAAGACTATAACGCCGGTAAATTCACGTTTGCCGACGGTGCCAATGCCGAAGGGCACTGGTAA
- a CDS encoding zinc ribbon domain-containing protein: MPLYDFHCPECNRIVELLMTSRDDQVVCPECGSTRLEKLMAAHSSLSGKSGNSRPGPNDTACCGSRPGEKSGCAGPGSCCGRTF, from the coding sequence ATGCCTTTATATGACTTTCATTGTCCGGAATGCAATCGGATCGTTGAACTGCTTATGACCAGCAGGGATGACCAGGTGGTTTGCCCTGAGTGCGGCTCTACCCGTCTTGAGAAACTCATGGCAGCACACTCAAGCCTTTCGGGCAAATCCGGCAATTCCCGACCCGGTCCCAATGACACGGCCTGCTGCGGTTCCAGGCCTGGGGAAAAAAGCGGATGTGCAGGACCCGGTTCCTGTTGCGGCAGGACCTTTTAA
- a CDS encoding RNA methyltransferase has translation MQDPVPVAAGPFKTILQNTSAFEKRVKRRISARPHVFFAVCPPGLGGVCEHEVSQVSPKAQEIFSNHDKISDIKVLPGGIEFKTRLKTACLANMLMGSATRLLMRFASFKADGFRRLEEQIKAVDWELYLPAETLPDIRVTTRKSRLYHSKAISDRISPILHDRLSLKDASRHHNTGPGISQTLMVRGENDRFELSLDMSGTPLYKRGIKEKVAKAPLRETLAFAILTRLGLSKKDTLVDPMCGSGTFSLEGAMMQCALPPGVFRSFAFETWPGFEKKSFAHARHRLMDAAGTHINTPNLPPILAQDLSQTAIDHLKQTCSGHRVFQRITPVCDDFFNMTPPPIKDSQGVVVLNPPYGIRLDKKNDISALYKEIGHKLIADFKGWRAAIISPGKKEFQALNLGLSTMPLFHGGLDLYTAIGRIGK, from the coding sequence GTGCAGGACCCGGTTCCTGTTGCGGCAGGACCTTTTAAGACTATTTTGCAGAACACTTCAGCCTTTGAAAAACGGGTAAAACGCCGTATTTCAGCAAGACCCCATGTTTTTTTCGCCGTATGCCCACCGGGCCTTGGCGGCGTTTGTGAACACGAGGTGTCACAGGTATCCCCAAAAGCACAAGAGATATTCTCAAATCACGATAAAATCAGTGATATTAAGGTGCTTCCCGGGGGAATTGAATTTAAAACCCGGCTGAAAACCGCCTGCCTGGCCAATATGTTGATGGGATCGGCCACCCGGCTACTCATGCGTTTTGCATCATTCAAGGCAGACGGGTTCAGACGGCTTGAAGAACAGATTAAAGCCGTTGACTGGGAATTATACCTGCCGGCTGAAACCCTGCCCGATATCAGGGTCACCACCCGCAAGTCACGTCTGTATCACTCCAAAGCCATTTCAGACCGGATCAGCCCCATCTTACATGACCGACTTTCTTTAAAGGATGCCTCCCGGCACCATAATACAGGGCCGGGTATATCCCAAACCCTGATGGTCCGGGGAGAAAATGACCGATTTGAACTCTCTCTGGACATGTCCGGAACCCCTTTATACAAACGGGGCATCAAAGAAAAAGTTGCCAAAGCCCCATTGCGTGAAACCCTGGCCTTTGCCATTCTGACCCGGCTGGGCCTGTCGAAAAAAGACACGCTTGTTGACCCCATGTGCGGCTCCGGCACCTTCAGTCTGGAGGGTGCCATGATGCAGTGTGCACTGCCCCCGGGAGTATTCAGATCCTTTGCCTTTGAAACCTGGCCGGGATTTGAAAAAAAAAGTTTCGCCCATGCCCGTCACAGGCTTATGGACGCTGCCGGAACGCACATAAATACCCCGAATCTGCCTCCCATTCTGGCACAGGATTTGAGCCAAACAGCCATTGATCATCTAAAACAGACCTGTTCAGGCCACAGGGTTTTTCAGCGCATCACCCCCGTTTGTGACGATTTTTTCAATATGACACCCCCACCCATTAAAGACAGCCAGGGCGTGGTGGTCCTGAATCCGCCCTATGGCATCCGCCTGGACAAAAAAAATGATATCTCAGCCCTTTACAAAGAGATCGGACACAAGTTGATTGCCGATTTCAAAGGATGGCGGGCAGCAATTATCAGCCCGGGTAAAAAAGAATTCCAGGCACTGAACCTGGGTCTATCCACCATGCCTCTTTTCCATGGCGGACTGGATCTTTATACCGCCATAGGCCGGATCGGCAAGTAA
- a CDS encoding alpha/beta hydrolase, with protein sequence MDNLLDHPLIEQRYFFPRKGFFADPFWVDVDGARLACSYHEINSGAKTLVHFHGNGEIVDDWRGDFVTLIHQMGCNCLLAELRGYGQSSGRAQLGKMISDVRPTIEALKCSPKDLIFFGRSVGSIFALEAAACFPEAAGLVLESAVADVLERLLLRVHPDELNVDLSDLQTAVEQQLNHHQKIASFKGDVLVMHTVNDGLIDVSHGQRLYDWATTAGKTIKLFDRGDHNSIMMLNAREYFACLQDFIQSLD encoded by the coding sequence ATGGATAATTTGCTTGATCATCCATTAATTGAACAGCGATATTTCTTTCCTCGCAAGGGATTTTTCGCTGACCCGTTTTGGGTGGATGTTGATGGTGCCAGATTGGCATGCAGCTATCATGAAATTAATTCCGGGGCGAAAACGCTGGTACATTTTCACGGCAATGGTGAGATTGTTGATGACTGGCGCGGTGATTTTGTTACTTTGATTCATCAGATGGGCTGTAATTGTCTGCTGGCAGAACTGCGCGGTTATGGACAATCAAGCGGTCGGGCACAATTGGGTAAAATGATCAGCGATGTTCGTCCAACCATCGAAGCATTAAAATGCAGCCCCAAGGATTTGATTTTTTTCGGCCGCAGTGTTGGTTCTATTTTTGCTCTGGAGGCCGCAGCTTGTTTTCCTGAAGCTGCCGGTTTGGTCCTTGAGAGTGCTGTTGCTGACGTGCTTGAGCGTTTGCTGCTGCGCGTCCACCCCGATGAACTCAATGTTGATTTGTCTGATTTACAGACTGCCGTGGAACAGCAGCTTAATCATCATCAAAAAATCGCTTCATTTAAAGGCGATGTGCTGGTAATGCACACAGTGAATGATGGCTTGATTGATGTAAGTCATGGGCAGCGGCTCTATGACTGGGCAACAACAGCAGGGAAAACAATTAAACTGTTTGACCGGGGCGATCACAACAGTATCATGATGCTGAATGCCAGAGAATATTTTGCTTGCCTGCAAGATTTTATTCAAAGCTTGGACTGA
- a CDS encoding metal-dependent hydrolase: protein MADFKTHLTVSSITSSIAATMLFAATVASPLEVLLYFIMGVVGGLLPDIDSDSSLTVRLLFTFIATLISFLVMFKQRADNTVMELLIIWAASFIFIKIFIFSLFTKLTVHRGIIHSIPASVAFGCMAAIGLNRVFHFNDFVSWMAGGFVFGGSILHLILDELCGLNFLTLKAKKSSGTAFKFGSMKHLKETIAIYMLIAVLFVAMPSHTRFFSVIFTPQTYEHLEFFPSGKWFSRLCAELEKTDIIR, encoded by the coding sequence GTGGCAGATTTCAAAACACACCTCACCGTGTCAAGCATAACAAGCAGTATTGCCGCAACAATGCTGTTTGCAGCGACGGTTGCATCTCCCCTGGAAGTGTTGCTTTACTTTATTATGGGCGTGGTGGGCGGACTGTTGCCGGACATTGATTCAGACAGTTCTCTAACGGTCCGGTTGCTGTTTACATTTATTGCGACCTTAATATCGTTTTTAGTCATGTTCAAACAGCGGGCGGATAACACGGTGATGGAGCTGCTCATCATATGGGCTGCAAGTTTTATTTTTATAAAAATTTTTATTTTTTCTTTGTTTACAAAGTTGACGGTTCACCGAGGCATTATCCATTCCATACCGGCGTCGGTGGCCTTTGGATGCATGGCTGCAATCGGCCTGAACCGCGTGTTTCATTTCAATGACTTTGTATCCTGGATGGCCGGGGGATTTGTTTTTGGCGGTTCAATTTTACATCTCATACTTGACGAACTGTGTGGCCTTAACTTTTTAACGTTGAAAGCGAAAAAATCTTCAGGCACGGCATTTAAATTCGGAAGCATGAAACACCTCAAAGAAACCATCGCCATTTATATGCTCATCGCCGTTTTGTTTGTGGCCATGCCCAGTCATACCCGTTTTTTTTCGGTAATATTTACCCCTCAAACCTATGAGCACCTTGAATTTTTCCCCAGCGGAAAATGGTTCAGCCGGCTGTGTGCCGAACTTGAGAAAACAGATATTATAAGATAG
- a CDS encoding HDOD domain-containing protein, protein MMETSYRVILKKCSTGGHHVELPRFLTKEFKLSLEKVAHILRHPPAVLGDFNTKENVEVARKYLFNLDVECDVITVIKDKRLPFAIDPRQLKWISKEFSKTLRAGVETSLFYVTVEPDNEDLFLPSLLGKQEELENMFRFSDSVFVIDDTTFVLLGFATDGASCDVVFKKIVYCLEKHIQKNILVHIGFAVIPDDGKSFYELMSIAKNNPVCHKKSINGDQQKKETISLRTDSTRQTNGALSDFQQLTFCFNKAKGDFYNELTAMPSDVLWDALSTISISDQKKFFLQLPHDSHLTYYLAEKIKKQSAPRDIAAAKKIVHEIINRMKLDESLKNRQVNMEKVMLHLNRVDSIFTMPTIAMQAYSVASDPESTMDDIVEKILLAPALTIKILKVVNSPFYGLSHKISSIKDAVVLMGTDEVVNMAFGLSLSESFLNADLKGLMDPKTLWHHSMGTALIAKYLCRDLPQFKDMGIFTAGLIHDLGKIYLIENFSQLYTTVLSRAAENTVSISAVEQEIMGMDHGRIGQSIGETWNLPDPLIHAAAFHHQPSAAGEYSLFAALIGFSDYLSNMVTLKGTPDADERSMQKVNQQFKVDHMISMKKLFSNFNTQFIERSLADVSDMLKENSHLLDLAD, encoded by the coding sequence ATGATGGAAACGTCCTACAGGGTGATTTTAAAAAAGTGCAGTACCGGAGGCCATCACGTTGAATTACCCCGTTTTTTGACAAAAGAATTCAAACTTTCCCTTGAAAAAGTGGCGCACATCCTCCGGCACCCCCCGGCAGTTCTGGGAGATTTCAACACAAAGGAAAATGTGGAGGTTGCCCGTAAATATCTGTTCAACCTTGATGTAGAGTGTGACGTAATCACTGTCATTAAGGATAAAAGGCTTCCCTTTGCCATTGACCCCCGGCAATTGAAATGGATATCCAAAGAATTCAGTAAAACCCTGCGTGCCGGTGTTGAAACATCCCTTTTCTATGTGACGGTGGAACCGGATAACGAAGATTTATTCCTGCCCTCCCTTCTGGGAAAACAAGAAGAACTGGAGAATATGTTCCGGTTTAGTGATTCTGTTTTTGTGATTGATGACACCACCTTTGTGCTACTGGGTTTTGCCACGGATGGAGCTTCTTGCGATGTTGTGTTCAAAAAAATCGTGTATTGTTTAGAAAAACATATCCAAAAAAATATTTTGGTCCATATCGGCTTTGCAGTGATACCCGATGATGGAAAATCCTTTTATGAACTGATGTCCATTGCCAAAAACAATCCGGTTTGCCACAAGAAAAGCATAAATGGCGATCAGCAAAAAAAGGAGACGATTTCCCTCCGAACCGATAGCACCCGGCAAACCAATGGCGCTCTTTCTGATTTTCAGCAGCTAACCTTTTGTTTTAATAAAGCAAAGGGAGATTTTTATAATGAACTTACGGCAATGCCCTCTGATGTGTTATGGGACGCACTGAGTACCATTTCTATATCTGATCAAAAAAAATTTTTTCTACAACTCCCCCACGATTCCCACTTGACTTATTATCTGGCGGAAAAAATAAAAAAACAATCCGCGCCGAGAGATATTGCTGCCGCAAAAAAGATCGTTCACGAAATCATCAACCGGATGAAGCTTGATGAAAGTCTCAAAAACAGGCAGGTGAACATGGAAAAAGTAATGTTACACCTAAACCGGGTAGACTCTATTTTCACCATGCCGACCATCGCTATGCAGGCATACAGTGTGGCGTCCGATCCCGAATCGACGATGGATGATATTGTGGAGAAAATACTGCTGGCACCCGCGCTAACCATAAAAATATTAAAAGTTGTCAATTCACCCTTTTACGGATTAAGCCATAAAATCAGCTCCATAAAAGATGCGGTTGTACTGATGGGGACTGATGAAGTGGTTAACATGGCCTTTGGCCTCTCATTATCAGAATCGTTTTTGAATGCGGATCTAAAAGGCTTGATGGACCCCAAAACCCTGTGGCATCACTCCATGGGAACCGCCTTAATCGCTAAGTATCTCTGCCGGGATCTGCCCCAATTTAAAGATATGGGAATTTTTACTGCCGGACTCATTCATGATCTAGGAAAAATCTATCTTATTGAAAATTTTTCGCAGTTATATACGACAGTTCTATCGCGTGCGGCGGAAAATACTGTTTCCATCAGTGCAGTTGAACAGGAGATTATGGGGATGGACCATGGCAGGATCGGACAAAGCATTGGAGAAACCTGGAATCTGCCTGATCCTCTGATTCATGCGGCGGCCTTTCACCATCAACCGTCTGCAGCCGGGGAGTATTCCCTATTTGCCGCCTTGATTGGTTTCTCGGATTATCTTTCCAATATGGTTACCCTAAAAGGCACCCCTGATGCAGATGAAAGGTCAATGCAGAAGGTAAATCAGCAATTTAAGGTGGACCATATGATCTCTATGAAAAAATTATTTTCTAATTTCAATACCCAATTTATCGAACGTTCTTTGGCGGATGTGTCCGACATGCTAAAGGAAAATTCCCATTTGTTGGATCTCGCCGATTGA